One genomic region from Ralstonia pseudosolanacearum encodes:
- a CDS encoding dicarboxylate/amino acid:cation symporter: MIRKTLGKLYVQVLIGVAAGIVLGVAAPNLGSDLKPLGDVFIKLIKMVFAPIIFATVTLGIARMENMKELGRVGVRALVYFEVLSTFALALGLIVVNLVQPGQGMNVDAAHLDTKAIASYTHAAAKPQTFVDFLLSLVPSSIIDALARNDILQILVFATLFGIALSRMGTRARPVVDFLDVFTQGVFSIVGMIMRLAPIAAFGAMAFTVGKYGLGSIAALGKLMATMYLTCVLFVAIVLGGVARLAGFSLWKFLRYIRDEIFTVLGTSSSESVVPQLMRKLESAGVSKPVVGLVVPAGLTFNPDGQCIYYTMAALFVAQATNTPLTLTDQLVVLGVLLLTSKGSAGVTGSGFITLAATLASLGKIPVAGMVLLLGIDRFMSEARAITNTIGNAVGTLAIARWVGAVDRERLQAALDGGVQEAAQTPPQAVQVHAPVAHVEAAHPPLAH, encoded by the coding sequence ATGATCCGCAAGACGCTTGGCAAACTGTACGTGCAAGTCCTGATCGGCGTTGCGGCGGGGATCGTGCTGGGGGTGGCGGCGCCCAACCTCGGCAGCGATCTCAAGCCGCTCGGCGACGTGTTCATCAAGCTCATCAAGATGGTGTTCGCGCCCATCATCTTCGCGACCGTCACGCTCGGCATCGCGCGCATGGAGAACATGAAGGAACTGGGGCGCGTGGGCGTGCGCGCGCTGGTCTACTTCGAGGTGCTGTCCACCTTCGCGCTCGCGCTGGGCCTGATCGTGGTCAACCTGGTCCAGCCAGGGCAGGGCATGAACGTCGATGCGGCGCACCTCGACACCAAGGCCATCGCCAGCTACACCCATGCCGCGGCCAAGCCGCAGACCTTTGTCGATTTCCTGCTCAGCCTGGTGCCGTCGAGCATCATCGATGCGCTGGCGCGCAACGACATCCTGCAGATACTGGTCTTCGCCACGCTGTTCGGGATTGCGCTGTCGCGCATGGGCACGCGGGCGCGGCCGGTGGTCGATTTTCTCGATGTCTTCACGCAGGGCGTGTTTTCCATCGTCGGCATGATCATGCGCCTGGCGCCGATCGCGGCATTCGGGGCGATGGCCTTCACCGTGGGCAAGTACGGGCTGGGCTCGATCGCGGCGCTGGGCAAGCTGATGGCCACGATGTACCTCACGTGCGTGCTGTTCGTGGCGATCGTGCTGGGCGGCGTGGCGCGGCTGGCGGGCTTCAGCCTGTGGAAGTTCCTCCGGTACATCCGGGATGAGATTTTCACGGTGCTGGGCACCAGCTCGTCCGAATCGGTGGTGCCGCAGCTCATGCGCAAGCTGGAGTCGGCTGGGGTGTCGAAGCCGGTGGTGGGCCTGGTGGTGCCGGCGGGCCTGACCTTCAATCCGGACGGCCAGTGCATCTACTACACCATGGCCGCGCTCTTCGTGGCGCAGGCGACCAATACGCCGTTGACGCTGACCGACCAACTGGTGGTGCTGGGCGTGCTGCTGCTGACGTCGAAGGGGTCGGCGGGCGTGACCGGGTCGGGGTTCATCACGCTGGCGGCGACGCTGGCCTCGCTGGGCAAGATTCCGGTGGCGGGGATGGTGCTGCTGCTGGGCATCGACCGGTTCATGTCGGAGGCGCGCGCCATCACCAATACCATTGGCAATGCCGTGGGCACGCTGGCCATCGCCCGCTGGGTGGGTGCGGTGGACCGGGAGCGGCTGCAGGCTGCGCTGGATGGTGGTGTGCAGGAGGCAGCGCAGACGCCGCCGCAGGCCGTGCAGGTGCACGCGCCGGTAGCGCATGTCGAGGCGGCGCATCCGCCGCTGGCGCACTGA
- a CDS encoding rhomboid family intramembrane serine protease produces MISSLILANVIVFVAELFAGDALLRSFALWPPGAAGIGADGGFFPWQLLTYAFLHASVPHLVFNMFGMFMFGRDVERALGAARTGVLYLASVLSAAFTQMAVMGLSTLPAGPIVGASGGVFGLLLAYAVLFPRRMILLLIPPIPMPAWLFATVYALVELTLGISGSHSGIAHFAHLGGMAGSGVLLWRWLRGRAGGR; encoded by the coding sequence ATGATCAGTTCGCTCATCCTCGCCAACGTGATCGTTTTTGTCGCGGAGCTGTTCGCGGGGGATGCGCTGCTGCGCAGCTTCGCGCTGTGGCCGCCGGGCGCCGCGGGCATCGGCGCGGACGGCGGATTCTTTCCCTGGCAGCTGCTGACGTATGCCTTCCTGCACGCCAGCGTTCCGCACCTCGTATTCAACATGTTCGGGATGTTCATGTTCGGGCGCGATGTCGAGCGTGCGTTGGGGGCCGCGCGTACCGGCGTGCTGTATCTGGCGAGCGTGCTGAGCGCGGCATTCACGCAGATGGCGGTGATGGGGCTCTCCACCTTGCCGGCCGGCCCGATCGTGGGCGCTTCCGGGGGCGTGTTCGGGCTGCTGCTGGCCTATGCTGTGCTGTTTCCGAGGCGGATGATCCTCCTGCTCATTCCGCCGATCCCGATGCCGGCGTGGCTGTTCGCCACGGTCTACGCGCTCGTCGAGTTGACGCTCGGCATCAGCGGAAGCCACAGCGGGATCGCGCATTTCGCCCATCTGGGCGGCATGGCGGGCAGCGGTGTCCTGCTGTGGCGGTGGCTGCGCGGGCGGGCCGGCGGGCGTTGA
- a CDS encoding LysR family transcriptional regulator, which yields MTPSGTQPAELGFFVALATAGSLSAAARNLGITTPAVSKRLAQMEARIGMPLVTRTTRRMSLTPEGEVFLEHARRILGEIDDLDQLLTQAKGRPRGLLRVNATLGFGRRHIAPAISEYVRQYPGVDVQLQLTADPPPLNEDAFDICIRFGEPPDARIIARKVAPNRRLLCAAPDYLRRHGTPLAPADLARHNCIGIRQGSDAYGVWRLTSGKGTKRRTETVHVRGNLTTNDGEIAVNWALEGHGIVMRAEWDVERYLRGGQLVQVLPAYATPEADIYAVYLQRHQLSPRIRLFVDFLAGRFRASPR from the coding sequence ATGACCCCTTCCGGCACCCAGCCAGCGGAACTCGGCTTTTTCGTCGCGCTGGCGACGGCGGGCAGCCTGAGCGCTGCGGCGCGCAATCTCGGCATCACCACGCCCGCGGTCAGCAAGCGCCTGGCGCAGATGGAGGCGCGCATCGGCATGCCGCTGGTCACGCGCACCACGCGGCGCATGAGCCTGACGCCGGAAGGCGAGGTGTTCCTGGAGCACGCGCGGCGCATCCTGGGCGAGATCGACGATCTCGATCAGCTGCTGACACAGGCCAAGGGCCGGCCGCGCGGGCTGCTGCGCGTCAACGCCACGCTCGGCTTCGGGCGCCGGCATATCGCGCCGGCCATCTCGGAGTACGTCCGGCAGTACCCGGGGGTCGATGTGCAGTTGCAGCTCACGGCCGACCCGCCGCCGCTGAACGAGGACGCCTTCGACATCTGCATCCGCTTCGGCGAGCCGCCCGACGCACGCATCATCGCCAGGAAGGTGGCGCCCAATCGCCGGCTGCTGTGCGCCGCCCCCGACTACCTGCGCCGGCACGGCACGCCGCTCGCGCCCGCCGATCTCGCGCGGCACAACTGCATCGGCATCCGCCAGGGCAGCGATGCCTACGGCGTGTGGCGCCTGACCTCCGGCAAGGGCACCAAGCGCCGCACCGAGACCGTCCACGTCCGCGGCAACCTGACCACCAACGACGGCGAGATCGCCGTGAACTGGGCCCTGGAAGGCCACGGCATCGTCATGCGCGCGGAATGGGATGTCGAGCGCTACCTGCGCGGCGGCCAGCTGGTGCAGGTGCTGCCGGCCTATGCGACGCCGGAAGCGGATATCTATGCGGTCTATCTCCAGCGCCACCAGTTGTCGCCGCGCATCCGGCTGTTCGTGGATTTCCTGGCCGGACGGTTCCGTGCCTCACCGCGCTGA
- a CDS encoding tartrate dehydrogenase, with amino-acid sequence MKTYRIATIPGDGIGKEVVPAGREVMEALAAAGAGFRFEFENFDWGGDYYRQHGAMMPADGLDALRGKDAILFGSAGDAQIPDHITLWGLRLKICQGFDQYANVRPTRILPGIDAPLKRCGPKDLDWMIVRENSEGEYAGVGGRVHQGHPIEAATDVSMMTRAGVERIMRFAFRLAQSRPRKLLTVITKSNAQRHAMVMWDEIAVQVSKEFPDVQWDKELVDAATARMVNRPASLDTIVATNLHADILSDLAAALAGSLGIAPTGNIDPERRYPSMFEPIHGSAFDIMGKGLANPVGTFWSVVMLLEHLGEQAAARRLMQAIEAVTANPALHTRDLGGNATTVQVTRAVCECLAVSQARAA; translated from the coding sequence ATGAAGACATACCGTATCGCGACCATTCCCGGCGATGGCATTGGCAAGGAGGTCGTGCCGGCCGGGCGTGAAGTCATGGAAGCGCTCGCCGCCGCGGGCGCGGGCTTCCGCTTCGAATTCGAGAACTTCGACTGGGGCGGCGATTACTACCGCCAGCACGGCGCGATGATGCCGGCGGACGGGCTGGACGCCCTGCGCGGCAAGGACGCCATCCTGTTCGGCTCGGCTGGCGATGCGCAGATTCCCGATCACATCACGCTGTGGGGCCTGCGCCTGAAGATCTGCCAGGGCTTCGACCAGTACGCGAACGTGCGCCCGACGCGCATCCTGCCCGGCATCGATGCGCCGCTCAAGCGCTGCGGCCCGAAAGACCTGGACTGGATGATCGTGCGCGAGAACTCGGAAGGGGAATACGCGGGCGTGGGCGGCCGCGTGCACCAGGGCCACCCGATCGAGGCCGCCACCGACGTGTCGATGATGACGCGCGCCGGCGTCGAGCGGATCATGCGCTTTGCCTTCAGGCTGGCGCAGTCGCGCCCGCGCAAGCTGCTGACCGTGATCACCAAGTCCAACGCGCAGCGCCACGCCATGGTGATGTGGGATGAGATCGCCGTGCAGGTGTCGAAAGAGTTTCCCGACGTGCAGTGGGACAAGGAACTGGTCGATGCGGCGACGGCCCGCATGGTCAACCGGCCGGCCTCGCTCGACACCATCGTGGCAACCAACCTGCACGCCGACATCCTAAGCGACCTGGCGGCGGCACTGGCCGGCAGCCTGGGCATCGCCCCGACCGGCAACATCGATCCCGAGCGCCGCTATCCGTCGATGTTCGAGCCGATCCACGGTTCGGCCTTCGACATCATGGGCAAGGGACTGGCCAACCCGGTCGGCACGTTCTGGTCGGTGGTGATGCTGCTGGAGCACCTGGGGGAGCAGGCTGCCGCGCGCCGCCTGATGCAGGCCATCGAGGCCGTGACCGCCAACCCCGCGCTGCATACGCGCGATCTGGGCGGCAATGCCACCACGGTGCAGGTCACGCGGGCGGTCTGCGAGTGCCTCGCGGTCTCGCAGGCGCGGGCCGCATGA
- the uvrA gene encoding excinuclease ABC subunit UvrA, translating into MSSGVIRLRGARQHNLKNLDLDLRTGEMTVVTGPSGSGKSSLVFDTLYAEGQRRYVETFSAYARQFLDRMDRPQVDRVEGVPPAIAIDQTNPVRSSRSTVGTMTELNDHLKLLFARAAQLFDRETALPVRHDTPETIYTELLARTRETDPRLVVTFPVELPASTTADEVTQWLSVSGYTRVQAEREVESPTGKRKLLDVVADRFRLQGTERVRALEAIESSLKRGGGRVNVYVLADAGEPDIWRFSTGLHCPESDLRYADPQPALFSFNSAYGACDACRGFGRVIGVDLGLVIPDARKTLRDGAVKPMQTPAWKECQDDLMRHAARHDIPRDTPWAELTQAQRDWVVNGDPDWKRGGWNKQWYGVRRFFDYLESKAYKMHIRVLLSKYRSYTPCETCGGARLKTEAMQWRLGTKDNADAVLPPAQRFLPRGVAWHREPLEALPGLTVHDLMLLPIARIRRFFDNLTLPSALLDDALKLLLAEVRTRLAYLCDVGIGYLTLDRQSRTLSGGEVQRINLTTALGTSLVNTLFVLDEPSIGLHPRDLNRIVEAMQRLRDAGNTLVVVEHDPSVMLAADRLIDMGPGPGERGGSIVFDGTPGAIRSADTLTGAYLSGRHRVADATDWQRRAVDEATPRLVLEGAGEHNLRDITVEIPLQRLVCLTGVSGSGKSTLIQDVLHPALARHFGKATEAPGAHRALRGADQVSDVVFVDQSPIGKTARSNPASYVGAFDEIRKLFARAPMALQRGYTAGTFSFNSGDGRCPTCGGSGFEHVEMQFLSDIYLRCPDCDGTRYRAEILEVKIERSGQMLSVADVLALTVSEAAALFAADADVLRVLQPIVDVGLEYVKLGQPVPTLSGGEAQRLKLAGFLAEAAQAAQAAARKRVKPEAAPNAGRLFMFDEPTTGLHFDDIAKLMRAFGKLLDAGHSLIVIEHNLDVIRAADWIIDLGPEGGDAGGELVCAGSPEQVKDCAGSHTGAALKQYEASVGRPQASEGVPLQTALADRRARRAAVAEVQGDNVVRIVNAHEHNLKALNVDIPHGKFNVVTGVSGSGKSTLAFDILFHEGQRRYLESLNAYARSIVQPAGRPEVDAVYGIPPTVAIEQRLSRGGRKSTVATTSEVWHFLRLLYVKLGVQHCIHDGTPVTAQSPEAILAQLLRDHRGEHIGLLAPLVVNRKGVYTDLAKWAKARGYTHLRVDGAFLPVAPWPRLDRFREHTLELPVGDIVVTPENEAALRALLEQTLEHGKGVAHVLAPLDGLQRAMQDGGGAQVGSVKVFSTKRACPTCGTSYPELDPRMFSYNSKHGWCPGCVGTGLALTREQRAAFDDTVLGGDDRGREQTLPSEEVDPEGMSDLPCPQCNGTRLNPTARAVTFSDRAIVDIAQWTVSQTRRWVEGLALVGRDAEIARDVIAEIHSRLSFLEEVGLGYLSLDRAAPSLSGGEAQRIRLAAQLGSNLQGVCYVLDEPTIGLHPRDNRILLDALRKLGDKGNTLVVVEHDEDTIRRADHIIDIGPGAGKRGGTVVAQGDVRDLAAQPQSLTGQFLAQPILHPLQPRREVAAPLPETTATPERWLTVHGASLHNLRNLTATLPLARLVAVTGVSGSGKSTLARDVLMANLLDAVGRSVLSSPATRRARRAAQAEAGTAAKAPAKLNVRHDWQGCESISGWESIDRVLEVDQTPIGKTPRSCPATYIGVWDTIRKLFADTLEARARGYSASRFSFNTGDGRCPACEGQGVRTIAMSFLPDVKVPCDVCHGQRFNPETLAVTWRGKNIGEVLTMEIDEAVEFFGAMNSIAHPLQLMKDVGLGYLTLGQPSPTLSGGEAQRIKLVTELSKVRDDLTRRGQKAPHTLYVLDEPTVGLHMADVAKLIRVLHRLVDGGHSVIVIEHDLDVIAEADWILDLGPEGGVDGGTIVAACGPEALAQVAASHTGAALVPVLARGPQAGQLRAG; encoded by the coding sequence ATGTCTTCCGGTGTCATTCGCCTGCGCGGAGCCCGTCAGCACAACCTCAAGAACCTCGACCTCGACCTGCGCACCGGCGAGATGACCGTGGTCACCGGCCCATCGGGCTCGGGCAAGTCCAGCCTGGTCTTCGACACGCTCTACGCCGAGGGCCAGCGCCGCTATGTCGAGACCTTCAGCGCGTACGCGCGCCAGTTCCTCGACCGCATGGACCGCCCGCAGGTCGACCGTGTCGAGGGCGTGCCGCCGGCGATCGCGATCGACCAGACCAACCCGGTGCGCAGCTCGCGCTCGACGGTCGGCACGATGACCGAGCTCAACGACCACCTCAAGCTGCTGTTCGCCCGCGCCGCGCAGCTGTTCGACCGGGAGACCGCGCTGCCGGTGCGCCACGACACGCCGGAGACGATCTACACCGAACTGCTGGCGCGCACGCGCGAGACCGATCCCCGCCTGGTGGTGACCTTCCCCGTGGAGCTGCCCGCCAGCACCACCGCCGACGAGGTGACGCAGTGGCTGTCCGTCAGCGGCTACACGCGGGTGCAGGCCGAGCGCGAGGTCGAATCGCCCACCGGCAAGCGCAAGCTGCTCGACGTGGTGGCCGACCGCTTCCGCCTGCAGGGCACCGAGCGCGTGCGGGCGCTGGAGGCGATCGAGTCGTCGCTCAAGCGCGGCGGCGGCCGCGTCAACGTCTACGTGCTGGCCGACGCAGGCGAGCCCGACATCTGGCGCTTCTCCACCGGCCTGCACTGCCCCGAGAGCGACCTGCGCTACGCCGATCCGCAGCCCGCGCTGTTCTCCTTCAACTCCGCCTACGGCGCATGCGACGCCTGCCGCGGCTTCGGCCGCGTGATCGGCGTCGATCTGGGGCTGGTGATCCCGGACGCGCGCAAGACGCTGCGCGACGGCGCCGTCAAGCCGATGCAGACCCCGGCCTGGAAGGAATGCCAGGACGATCTGATGCGCCACGCCGCCCGCCACGACATTCCGCGCGACACGCCGTGGGCCGAGCTGACCCAGGCCCAGCGCGACTGGGTCGTCAACGGCGACCCCGACTGGAAGCGCGGCGGCTGGAACAAGCAGTGGTACGGCGTGCGGCGCTTCTTCGACTACCTGGAGTCGAAGGCCTACAAGATGCACATCCGCGTGCTGCTGTCCAAGTACCGCAGCTACACGCCCTGCGAGACCTGCGGCGGCGCGCGGCTGAAGACCGAGGCCATGCAGTGGCGCCTGGGCACGAAGGACAACGCCGACGCCGTGCTGCCGCCCGCGCAGCGCTTCCTGCCGCGCGGCGTGGCCTGGCACCGCGAGCCGCTCGAAGCCCTGCCCGGCCTGACGGTGCACGACCTCATGCTGCTGCCGATCGCGCGCATCCGCCGCTTCTTCGACAACCTGACGCTGCCCTCCGCCCTGCTCGACGATGCGCTCAAGCTGCTGCTGGCCGAAGTGCGCACGCGGCTGGCGTACCTGTGCGACGTCGGCATCGGCTACCTGACGCTGGACCGTCAAAGCCGTACGCTGTCGGGCGGCGAAGTCCAGCGCATCAACCTGACCACGGCGCTGGGCACCTCGCTGGTCAATACGTTGTTCGTGCTCGACGAGCCCAGCATCGGCCTGCACCCGCGCGATCTGAACCGCATCGTCGAAGCCATGCAGCGCCTGCGCGATGCCGGCAACACGCTGGTGGTGGTCGAGCACGATCCGTCGGTCATGCTCGCCGCCGACCGCCTGATCGACATGGGCCCCGGCCCCGGCGAGCGCGGCGGCAGCATCGTCTTCGACGGCACGCCCGGCGCCATCCGCTCGGCCGACACGCTGACGGGCGCCTACCTGTCCGGCCGCCATCGCGTGGCCGACGCCACCGACTGGCAGCGCCGCGCCGTCGACGAGGCAACGCCGCGCCTCGTGCTCGAAGGCGCGGGTGAGCACAACCTGCGCGACATCACGGTGGAGATCCCGCTGCAGCGGCTGGTCTGCCTCACGGGGGTCTCGGGCTCGGGCAAATCGACGCTGATCCAGGACGTGCTCCACCCCGCCCTGGCACGCCATTTCGGCAAGGCTACCGAGGCACCCGGCGCCCATCGCGCGCTGCGCGGCGCGGACCAAGTCAGCGACGTGGTCTTCGTCGACCAATCGCCGATCGGCAAGACCGCGCGCTCGAACCCGGCCAGCTACGTCGGCGCCTTCGACGAAATCCGCAAGCTGTTCGCCCGCGCCCCGATGGCGCTGCAGCGCGGCTACACGGCTGGCACGTTCAGCTTCAACTCGGGCGACGGGCGCTGCCCGACCTGCGGCGGCTCGGGCTTCGAGCATGTCGAGATGCAGTTCCTGAGCGACATCTACCTGCGCTGCCCCGACTGCGACGGCACCCGCTATCGCGCCGAGATCCTCGAAGTGAAGATCGAGCGCAGCGGCCAGATGCTGTCGGTGGCCGACGTGCTCGCGCTGACCGTGAGCGAAGCCGCCGCGCTGTTCGCCGCCGATGCTGACGTGCTGCGCGTGCTCCAGCCCATCGTCGATGTCGGCCTGGAGTACGTCAAGCTGGGCCAGCCGGTGCCGACGCTGTCGGGCGGCGAGGCGCAGCGGCTCAAGCTGGCCGGCTTCCTGGCCGAAGCCGCGCAGGCGGCCCAGGCCGCGGCGCGCAAGCGCGTCAAGCCAGAGGCAGCGCCCAATGCCGGCCGGCTGTTCATGTTCGACGAGCCCACCACGGGCCTGCACTTCGACGACATCGCCAAGCTGATGCGCGCATTCGGCAAGCTGCTCGATGCCGGCCACTCGCTGATCGTGATCGAGCACAACCTCGACGTGATCCGCGCGGCCGACTGGATCATCGACCTCGGCCCCGAGGGCGGCGATGCGGGCGGCGAGCTGGTGTGCGCCGGCTCGCCGGAGCAGGTCAAGGATTGCGCCGGCTCGCATACCGGCGCCGCGCTCAAGCAGTACGAGGCCAGCGTGGGCCGGCCGCAGGCGTCCGAAGGTGTGCCGCTGCAGACCGCCCTCGCCGACCGTCGCGCGCGCCGCGCCGCCGTGGCCGAAGTCCAGGGCGACAACGTGGTGCGCATCGTCAACGCGCACGAGCACAACCTCAAGGCGCTGAACGTCGATATCCCGCACGGCAAGTTCAACGTCGTCACGGGCGTGTCGGGCTCGGGCAAATCGACGCTGGCCTTCGACATCCTGTTCCACGAGGGCCAGCGCCGCTACCTGGAATCGCTCAACGCCTACGCGCGCTCGATCGTGCAGCCGGCGGGCCGGCCCGAGGTCGATGCGGTCTACGGCATCCCGCCCACCGTGGCGATCGAGCAGCGCCTGTCGCGCGGCGGCCGCAAGAGCACCGTGGCGACCACCTCCGAGGTGTGGCACTTCCTGCGCCTGCTGTACGTGAAGCTGGGCGTGCAGCACTGCATCCACGACGGCACGCCGGTCACGGCGCAGAGCCCCGAGGCCATCCTCGCGCAGCTGCTGCGCGACCATCGCGGCGAGCATATCGGCCTGCTCGCGCCGCTGGTGGTCAACCGCAAGGGCGTCTACACCGATCTGGCCAAATGGGCCAAGGCGCGCGGCTACACGCACCTGCGCGTGGACGGCGCCTTCCTGCCGGTGGCCCCGTGGCCGCGGCTCGACCGCTTCCGCGAGCACACACTGGAGCTGCCGGTGGGCGACATCGTGGTCACGCCCGAAAACGAAGCCGCGCTGCGCGCCCTGCTGGAGCAGACCCTGGAGCACGGCAAGGGCGTGGCGCACGTGCTCGCGCCGCTCGACGGGCTGCAGCGCGCCATGCAGGACGGCGGCGGCGCCCAGGTCGGCAGCGTCAAGGTGTTCTCCACCAAGCGCGCCTGCCCGACCTGCGGCACCAGCTACCCCGAGCTCGATCCGCGCATGTTCTCGTACAACAGCAAGCACGGCTGGTGCCCGGGCTGCGTCGGCACGGGCCTGGCGCTCACGCGCGAGCAGCGCGCCGCGTTCGACGACACCGTGCTGGGCGGCGACGACCGCGGCCGCGAGCAGACCCTGCCGTCCGAGGAAGTCGACCCGGAAGGCATGAGCGACCTGCCCTGCCCCCAGTGCAACGGCACGCGGCTGAACCCGACGGCGCGCGCGGTAACCTTCAGCGACCGGGCCATCGTCGACATCGCGCAGTGGACCGTGAGCCAGACCCGGCGCTGGGTCGAAGGGCTGGCGCTGGTGGGCCGCGACGCCGAGATCGCGCGCGACGTGATCGCCGAAATCCACAGCCGGCTGTCGTTCCTCGAAGAAGTCGGGCTGGGCTACCTGAGCCTGGACCGCGCCGCGCCGAGCCTGTCCGGCGGCGAAGCGCAGCGCATCCGCCTGGCCGCGCAGCTGGGCAGCAACCTGCAGGGCGTGTGCTACGTGCTGGACGAGCCCACCATCGGCCTGCATCCGCGCGACAACCGCATCCTGCTCGACGCCCTGCGCAAGCTCGGCGACAAGGGCAACACGCTGGTGGTGGTCGAGCACGACGAAGACACCATCCGCCGCGCCGACCACATCATCGACATCGGCCCCGGCGCCGGCAAGCGCGGCGGCACGGTGGTGGCGCAGGGCGACGTGCGCGACCTGGCTGCGCAGCCGCAGTCGCTCACCGGGCAGTTCCTGGCCCAGCCGATCCTGCATCCGCTGCAGCCGCGCCGCGAGGTGGCGGCGCCCCTCCCCGAAACGACCGCCACGCCCGAGCGCTGGCTCACCGTGCACGGCGCCTCGCTGCACAACCTGCGCAACCTCACCGCGACGCTGCCGCTGGCGCGGCTGGTGGCGGTCACCGGCGTGTCGGGCTCGGGCAAATCGACGCTGGCGCGCGATGTGCTGATGGCCAACCTGCTCGATGCCGTGGGCCGCTCGGTGCTGTCGTCGCCGGCCACGCGGCGCGCGCGCCGTGCCGCGCAAGCCGAAGCGGGCACCGCCGCAAAGGCACCGGCCAAGCTGAACGTGCGTCACGACTGGCAGGGCTGCGAGAGCATCAGCGGCTGGGAATCGATCGACCGCGTGCTGGAGGTCGACCAGACCCCGATCGGCAAAACGCCGCGCTCCTGCCCAGCCACCTACATCGGCGTGTGGGACACCATCCGCAAGCTGTTCGCCGATACGCTCGAGGCCCGCGCGCGCGGCTATTCCGCCTCGCGCTTCTCGTTCAACACCGGCGACGGCCGCTGCCCGGCTTGCGAAGGCCAGGGCGTGCGCACCATCGCCATGAGCTTCCTCCCCGACGTGAAGGTGCCGTGCGACGTCTGCCACGGCCAGCGCTTCAACCCCGAGACGCTGGCCGTCACCTGGCGCGGCAAGAACATCGGCGAAGTGCTGACGATGGAGATCGACGAGGCGGTCGAGTTCTTCGGCGCGATGAACAGCATCGCGCATCCGCTGCAGCTGATGAAGGACGTGGGGCTGGGCTACCTGACGCTGGGCCAGCCCTCGCCCACGCTGTCCGGCGGCGAGGCGCAGCGCATCAAGCTCGTCACCGAACTGAGCAAGGTGCGCGACGACCTCACGCGCCGCGGCCAGAAGGCGCCGCACACGCTGTACGTGCTCGACGAGCCGACCGTCGGCCTGCACATGGCGGACGTGGCCAAGCTGATCCGCGTGCTGCACCGGCTGGTCGACGGCGGCCACAGCGTGATCGTGATCGAGCACGATCTCGACGTGATCGCCGAGGCGGACTGGATTCTCGATCTCGGCCCCGAGGGCGGTGTCGACGGCGGCACCATCGTCGCGGCCTGCGGGCCCGAGGCGCTGGCGCAGGTCGCAGCCAGCCATACGGGCGCGGCGCTGGTACCGGTGCTGGCGCGCGGGCCGCAAGCGGGGCAACTGCGCGCCGGCTGA